A segment of the Orcinus orca chromosome 4, mOrcOrc1.1, whole genome shotgun sequence genome:
CCAGAGCCCCGCAGGTCCCTGACAGGGGTGGCAGGGGTCCTTGGCGCAGCAGCGAGACCACCGCCCCCAGATCCCAGAGGCCAGAGTGGAGAGGGCGCCCTGGGCCTCCACTGCTCCTGCGGGGAGGTGGCGCCCAGCACTGGCCGGTTCATTTAGCAAAACAGCCCTCCACCCCAGATGAAGAAAGGGACCCGCAGGCAGAAAGGTCGAggggggcctgggaggagggacTGGGAAGGACGGCAGAGGCGGTGGGAGTGCAGGAGGGAGTGGATCAGAGGGCCAGGGGGTGGGAAGGAAAAGGAACCAGGGCCAGGTCAGAGGCAGCCAACAGGAGCTCCTCCAAGAGAACACGAAGgggaggaaacaagaaaataaaggttATTATCAACACTATCTCCCCAACCGAAGGACAAAAACTCCTGCTTAGAACCTGTGCGGCACCTTGAGTGGCCCTGCAGTTCTGAGAGCCTCCTGAGGGCAGGAAGGAAGCGAGGCTCCCGAGACCCACCTGCTGCGGGCAGCTGCCGCCGCTGGACCCAAGCCGCTCGCTCACCTCCTCACCAGGAGCCCAAGGCCCAACCCCCATCCTTCCCTTCAACACACGTTGGGTGAGCGCCTACCTCTCTGGGGCCCTGAGAAGACCAAAGCTCGTTCTCCTGGCACTTCACAagccggggggtggggtggggcaggaaatACACCAGTAACAGAGATCAACACTCCAGCATCCCTTTGGGACAAAGAAAAATGAGTTGGGATAAGGGGCTAAAGAGTGAGGTGGGTGGTGGAGGCCAAGGGGGGAACCCCAAGGAGAGGGGACAGCACgtacaaaggccctggggtggcagGGGCTATGAGCTGAACGTGCCAGCAGAAGATAACGTACTTTCAGACAGGCCAGCTCAGAAAAGGTTACTTACCACACTGTTTTCTAGGAAGCTACCTGAAGGGAtgccacagggagaagatggcatgGAATCTAGGAAACAGTGGCTCCAAACCAGAAGAGTGCAAGGTGGGCAGTGGGCAGCGGGAATGCCCAGctggctgggggcaggagggcacGGGCCAGGGAGGGGACGTAACGGGAATGACTTGACTGACAGAGAACGTCAGAAGCAGACGAGGGGAACAATAAGGCAGACACAATCTCTAGGGAAAACAAATGCCGTCCCAAGGATAACGCGTTCCCAGCATGGAAGATGCTCTTGACCCAGTCAGCCAGAAAGCAGTATGGCAGCTCCAGGACAGAACCTGAACGCGTGGGCCCTGACCACACGCACGGCTAAGCTTTGCCAGTCATCTGTGCTGACTCTCCCATCTACTTCTCTAGTGACAACGCCCTTCAGGCCTTCCCCGCCCCCAACCGACCCTGCTCTTGGCAAGGCTGGCGAGGACCAGGGCTGCCCGACCCAGGGGTCCAGCCTTGGGCCTTGCTTGACGTCGGGAGCGTGAGACACGCCGACTTCTTTCCTAAGCCCTGGCCAGTCTCGGTTCTCTTCCTGTCTCATGAGAGCCCATCTCCTCGGGGGTCTCCCATCCCCCTGCCCGCTCAGCACATCACTCCTCTGTCCACACTCACCGCAGGGCTCTCGGCCAGCACTTGGGGCCCAGCCTTCTCTCTCCAGCCCCCTTCCCAGGTGTGTCTGTCCGGTAGCCTCCTGGACCTCTCTGGTAACTCCATCCCTCTTCCCCTCACCCCCTCATCCCTTTCTCTCAAAAAAACACACCCGCGGTTCCCACTGGCTCTACTTTCAGATACACCTGGAGCCCAGCTCCTCCTCTCACTGCTGTTCCCGCTGCCACCGCCCAGCCCCGGGCCCTCTTCAGCTCTGATGGCTTCATCACATCCCCACGGGCCCTGATTCTGCCCCTGACCAGAGTCCATCTTCAACCAGCAGCCAGAAACGTCCCGTTCCAACAGACGTGGGCTTGCCCAGACCCCGCAGGGCTCCGGGGAGCCTCCGTCCCTCACGctgccccctgccctcctgcctgaTTCTGCTGGGCAGACCCTACACAGCAGCGCCCCCGGCCCTTCTGCCTGTGGTTCCACACCCGTCCGCCTGGGctgtgcccctcctccctcccagagggCAGCTCCCCTAAGACGCTTTCTACGGCCACCCTCGGCTGCCCCCATCATTTATGGTAACAGGAACCCCAGTCCGGGCAAGGGTTCATGGCTGCCCACAAAATACACGATGCCCAGTTAAACTTCAGTTTTGGATAAaccaataatttttaatttaagtacgtcccatattgcatgggacatgcGTATACTAAAAAGTACTTATACTAGAAGTACTGGTACTTTTCATACTGAGACGTGCTCGCTGgtcctctgtgtctgtgaatctggCCGCAGGCCAGCAACACAGGCTGCATCCCGCCCGCCGGGCAGCCAGGAGTGGCCACATGACAGAGGCCAGCCAATGGAACATGAGCACCGTCTGGCAGCGCCCTGATGGGAAGGCACCTGCCTCTGCCACCCTCCGCTCCTTTCTGGGGCCCCAGGACAGGTGGATCCTGAGCCCTGCCCCTGCACCCCGCTCACAGCCAGGCCCGAGGGCCGGCCTAGGCCTGCCACGGCTTCAGCAGCCCCCACCGCGGGCGTTCTCTGGCCGGATGTAAAGCTCACAGGCTTCCTCGCCACCAGACACCTAGAGCTCGGCCTCCCACCACGGCCAAGGTAGGAATCTGGTTTGTTCACTGTGATCCTGACACCTGGATCGGCCCCTGCACGCCGGGCGGTTCCAGCAGAAGAGAACCGAGGACAGACGAGATCAAGGTCAAGGGTTGGGAAGCCCGTTGGGCAGGGAAGGGCCTGGGGCAGAGGGTCTGAACAGATGCCTGCATGTAGATCACCAAGAcaggccaggctgggctggggactGGTGCCGTCCTCCAGGCAGTGGACCACGAGTGTCCGGCTCCACCAACCCGAGAAGGCAGAAACGGGGCGGGGCACGTTGCACCGAGGCGGCCACAACCAGGGAACTAAAGCCCTTGAGAGCCAAGTGTCCCATAGAGGTCACTTCCAATCGCAGCCCTGCCGCGTTCCTGGATGTTTCTTACAGTGTGCATGCGTTACTTTGAAAAACAagtattaatttttactttaaaaaccatTCCCAGAAtgaacggagggagggagggaggcctccCACCCGGTGCTGTGAGCACACGTGTGTGGATGCGTGTCTGAGCCAGGAGCTCCTGGTGCCCACGGGCCGGGCGGGGGTGCGCAGGAGGGACCCAGCAGGCAGGGTGGAAGCTGGGGGGAGGGCCCAGCCCTCTCTTCCCAGAGGAGCCCTCCCCGCCACCCAATCACCCCTCTCCCGACACCCTCAGGCTCCTTGGTCACAGTGGCCTTGCCGTGTGGGATCCACCggctggacctccagggagaCCCTGACCACAGGCGTCCTCACTGCAGTACAGAAGAGCCTTTGGGAGGGTTGGCGCCGGGGCAGCTGCTCCAGGGACCAGGCCGCCTCTacaccgcccccctccccccgcctcaaAATAAGTGCAAGCAGGCAGGAAAGAGGTCCTTGGAAGGCGGACTCGCCGTGGCCACCGTGCCCGTGGGTGCAGGTTCACAAGTGTGGCCGgacatgcataccctcaactgTGGCACTGATGTGGGACAGGTGTCCCGAGGGCCTCAGCCCTCACGGAAGACCTGCAGAAACCTAGGCCCAGAGAGAGTCCCAACTGGGGACCCCAGGAGGCGGCGATGGTGGGCTCTGGTGGCCAGAGCAGGGAGACAGGACACAGGCATGCCGGGCCAGGTGTTTATTGGTGAGGAAGTAGTCTGGCTGAGGGTCCTCAGCGGCCGGCCGGCCAGCAGGCGCACAGGGCCCGGCGCTCGGCCTGCAGCAGGAGGGTCTCTGTCTGAAGAGCAACACGGGGCCGTCAGGGCACCGCCCgctgcccgccccccgccccatgcAGCTCCCGAGGGCCTCCCAGCTCCCGGCTTCCCCCCAAAACCCACTGGCAGTCCTGTCTCCACCCGTTCCCAAGACTCTCCGAGCCTGAACTGGACTCTGGGAggacacccccagccccagctctgcagaCTTTGACGGCAGGGGACCCTCTGCTGCCCTCCAGACGCCCCCCTCCCGGCCCAGAGCCTCTGCGGTCCTGGGCCAGTCCTGCCTCCTCAGCCCCACACTGGGACGACTTTTCCCAGCTTCCGTTCGGCTCTCAGGGGCCCCTCTcacccctcccccgacccccagAGTGGGCTGGGGCTGCTCCTCTCAAGAACCCAGCTCCAGACTCAATGAAACTCAGGCCCCTTGGCCCCCAGGGGGCGCCACAGGTCTCAGGCCGGGCCCTTGGGAATTGGCCAGAAAAGGGGAGCAGGGGGGTCTCCCCTGCTTTCTACTTCTAGGAATGCTCTCCCTTTTTCAGGAGGAGTACATATATCTGTCACAAATGGAAACTCCGTCGGCTGACGGGGCTGACCCCTGGCCCCTGTGCACGCACCCGTCCCTCCCCAGGTGAGGCCGGGGGCAAGGAACCCCCCAGACACCTGCGCCCAAGCTAACGTTCCGTGCCCAGCAAGCCCTACACACCCCCTTCCGACCACCTCTTCCCCCGCCTCAGTTTCTCCCCTCCCACTGGGCCTCAGCACTCCCCCCCGGGGCAGGCTGCACTGGGATTGGGTGACCCCCGGGGAGAGTGCCAGCGAGGCCGTGGGGAGCAGGGGAACGGGGCTGCCCCGCCCTCCCACACTGGCACCAGAAACTGAGTGTGGCGGTTGAGGGGGcgtccctcctccccaccctcctctcctcgGGAGGCTCACCCGTGCGTCCAGGCTGCAGGCCGTCTTCCGCAGGTCCTGCAGGGCGCGCTGCATGAACTCGAAAGCGTGGCAGTCCACGCACGGGCGGCCTGCGGGGGACGCGGGTCAGGACGCGGGGCGCGCTCCCAGCCCGGACCCACCGGAGCAGCGGCCTCCATgcgccccccacctcccacccgaGGGGGCGCGGGGCCCACCCTAGGAACAAAGGCGAGCCACGCCCCTCCCGCACGCCCGGGTGCGGTCGGGCCAGGGGGGAGCCCTCCGCACACGCGCGCGGCACCTACTCTGCGCGGGGACGGCGCTCCCGGCGGCGGGTTCCGCGCGGGCCTGGGCGCCCAGCAGCGCGACGCTCAGcagcaccagcagcagcagcggcggcggcggcggcgaccgAGGGGGCCTGCACGGCGGCGAGGGGGCCATGGCCGAGCGGAGGGAGCCCGGGCGCCCTGCAGCGGCCGAGGGTCAGCAGCACCCGCAACTCCGGCCAGCGAACACCCACCCCGGAACCCGGCCTCGCGAGCCCCTACCCCACCCCGACCTCCGCGGACCAGCGAACCCACCTCCAGGGCCCGCCCCCCGGGACGAGCGAAACCCCCCCCACCCGGCCCACCGGGTCTCGCAGCTCCCCACCCCGGCCTCTCCACCTCCGCCACGCCCCCCGGGCCCAGcgaccccttccctctccctccccaccccaccccggcccaGCGAACCCCCACCCCGCCTTTACCGCAGTTGGGGGCGCCGCGACAGCAGCGCCGGCGACTCGGGAAGACTTGCGGCGTCCGGCGCGCACCGCGCATGCGCTCCGACCCCGCCCGTATCCCCTAGCAGACGTCGTCGTCATGGAAACCCCGGGACTGCGTGAACAGCGGGCTTAAAGGGACCGAGGTGGCTCCTGGGCTCCGTGTGCCCAGCCCCGGGCGGGATCTGCGCCCAGAGCGCCGTCAGGCCCACAGGCCACGGAGTGGGGAGGGCTGCTTGGAGGAGGCTGCGCCTGGATAACTCCTCCAGAGCCACTGCCGGCCGGAATTAAGCCAAGGAAGCGGGAAATCTGCCGCGGGAGCTCGGCGGTCCCGGGGCTTGGGGTGTCCCTGGGCCGATCCTGAGGGAGGGGCTCGAGGCACGCCAGGGACTAGGGGCCAGTGAATGCAAAGGCGCGGCCTCTGCTCCCGGGCCAGGGGGCTCCAGTCGGGTCAGATTGCTCGGGGGAGATCGGGGCCAGGAGCGACCCAGGCCCGTGGGCCGGTGGGGATACGCTCTCTCCGCTCCTGACTCGGGTCCAGGCTTGCCCCTGCGCTTCAGGGGAGAAGGACAGGTGAGAAGTCCATCGGCCTGCCGGGTCCCTCCTCCGCCACTCCGCGCCCTGACACCTATTTgccacacccccccacccccgctgcatGACCTCGGAGGGGTCACTTGGCCCCTCTATGCCCTTTGCTCCCTCGTGACCACACAAGGTTGTTGGAAGTAAAGAGCCGAGTGTGGCCCCCGCGGGCGCCCCGATGCGCGCGGGTTTCAGGTCCCCGCCAGGCCCACGCGTGCGGGGGACACCCGGTCCCTCTGAGAGGGAAGGTCTCCACTTGGCGTCTACTTGGTCTCTACGAGGCGCAGCACTGATGCAGAGGCCGCGACCTCCGGAGAGCGCGCCCAGGCCTGCGTCCCCGCCTGAGTGCCGGAGCCCGTGCTGTGCGGGGCAGCGCCCGGCCCCCTTCCTGGTGGGCAGCGCCGGGCCAGAtgccctctgccccacccccgggCCTTGGGTCAGCTGTCGCCCCGGCACGGGATGGGATGACCAACGCCCCGACCGGACGAGGGTTTGCTGACctaggggagggggcagtggtcGTGAGCGCCACTCTCTCCTCCCCGTCGGGCTCAGGGTCAGGCTTGCGCTGCAGCCCGGGCCTGGGCGGGGGGCCTCCGGAAACGCGGGCCGGCCCGGCGCAGGGGCTGGGGGGCCAGCGGGCGGCATTCCCGGACGTGCGCATTTCCGCGCCCTTTATCCGGAGCCCAGTGCCCGGGTCGCAAGATCACAGCCACCAAGTGGGGCGGGACGCGGCGGCCGGCCTGAGCAGCAGCCCCGAGGGGCCACTGGGTTGGGACGTGTGGCCGGAAGGCGCCACACGGCACGGGCTTTTTCTACCTGTCGTCCCGTCCCGCTGCCTCCGGGTCGCAGCCGGCTCCTGCCCCGCTGTCCCTGCGCGCGCACGGGCAAGGCTCGGGGAGACCTCGGCGGCGGTGCGGTGGGAGGCACAGCTGCGGACGCGTGGATCCATCAGAGTGACCCTTCTCCCGGTTCCCCGGCGCGGCCCACCCTGACCATCCCTGCCCCGCACACCCTCGAGCCCCTGGCCGCATCCTCCCCGCAACTGTGCTTCTCTACCGAGGGGACCGCGCCACCGGTCCGCCGGGCGGAACCGCAGGCCTGCCCGGGTCCTGAGTGCCCGGCCACAGACTCCTtctccgccccccgccccgccccccatcccTCACCCTAGCCTGcgtcctcctccctctcccctccccaagggTACGGATTTTCCTTCCCCACTGGCTCTCAGCGAGCAGGCTGTGATTTCTTTCACATTCCAATAAGACAAACTTCGTGAGCCCCTGCCCCCCCCATCACCTCTCCTGGCTGTGCagtttctccccttctctcttgaGCCCACACCTGTCCAGCCAGCACTGCCCTGACCCACCTAAAGCATCCAAGGACCAGTCCTCAGGCCTCCCCACTGGCCATCAGTGGCCCCGTGCCCCCCCCCCCTTGCTCCATCTTCGCCCCCCACCTCTTCATGTCCCCTCCTCAGGGCCATGTCCTTTGTGACCTTGTCCAATTGCAGCTGTAAAAACCAGCCATGCAGTTCCAGGTGTCCCATCCAGCTGCCCTGGACACCTCCACTTGGAGAATAGACTTCTCAAGGTCAGCATGTCCAAATCTGCTGTCCCTCTTCCCCCCAGAATAAAGCCCAACAACTGCCCACAGCCTTCCCCATCTCTGGTGAGGGCAGTCCATCCTGGCAGATGCTCAGACCAAACCCACAGCAGTCCTTTTAGAAATCCTGTGCACTCCACTCTCAGAGCCACCAGAATCATTCTCCGAGCCAGGCTCCAGGCCCCTGGTCCACACtgcccctcacctggactcttattttttttttaatattttatttatttatttttggctgcatcaggtcttagttgcagcaagcgggatcTTCGtcgcggcatgcaggcttctctagttgccgGGCAcagcctctccagttgtggtgttcaggctctttagttgtggcatgcgggctcttcagttgccccacgggcttagttgccctgtggcatgtgggatcttagttccctgaccagggcttgaacccgcgtcccctgcattggcaggcggatgcttaaccacggcgccaccagggaagcccttcacctGGACTCTTGAGCCCTCTCACCATCTCTGTGTAGCTCACCTCCTTGTGGTCCAGTTGCCCTGAGACAGCCAGAGggacctttcttattttcttttttaaattgtggtaaaataaatataacataaaatttaccctcttaactatttttaggggtacagttcagtggcattaagtatggTTCATGGTATTCCCCatattgtgcagccatcaccaccacccaggAGCAGAATTTCTTCATCTTCCCACACTGAAACTCTGTCCTCCTTAAACactaattcctccctcccccagcgccTAGCACccaccatctactttctgtctctgtgtattTGACTCCTTCAGGGACCTCATAGCAGTGGAATCACACAGGAtctgtcctttgtgactggctggTTTCACTGAgcagaatgtcctcaaggttcacccacaCTTTAGCAGGTGTCGagattccattcctttttaaggctggataatattccactgtgtgtatggaccacattcccttcctttttaaggctggataatattccactgcGTGTATGGACcacattcccttcctttttaaggctggataatattccactgcgtgtatggaccacattttgtttccattcaCGTGTGGGTGCTTCCATGATTTTGctgttgtgaatactgctgctatgacaGAGGGACCTTTTCAATCATCATCAGATGCTGCCCCCTCTCTGCTCACAGCCCTCCATGGATCCCATCTCACCACAGTGACAGTCCAAGCCCTGATGTGGCTGGGAGGCTGTCTGCCTGCCaaccttccctcccaccccttacCTGCCCACGCCATGCCAGCCACATAACCTCCTTGCCAGGCCGCTGGGTACACTCTGCTGCTCCTGTCCCAGGGCCTTTCCTCGAGCTGGGCCCACCTGTTTCCAAGGATGCCACagccttcttcctctctcccttgagGCTCTGCTCAagtatttccttctctgtgagaGCCAGCCCACCCATCCTGTGTACTATAGAGAAAACAGAGGAGAGACATCCAGGGAGCAagcctctggtgtctcttcctaaaaggacactaatcctatcagatcagggccccaccccacTGACCTCATTTAGCCTGTTTTCTTCCTTAGGGGccacatctccaaatacagccacctTGGGGATTAAGGCTTCGACACATTAATTGGGCGGGGGGACAGGAACAGTCCATAACACCATCCCATCCTCTCCAGTGCCTCTTACCCCGTcctatgtttttccttttcctaacaCTCTCACCTGACTCACTATGTAATCTATTAAGTACGCTGATCGTTCCTTGTATCCAGagctcttgggggtggggggcagttttGCCCTCAGGGATACTTGGCATCTGGAGGCATTTTGGATGGTCGCAGCTGGGAGGAGAGGTGCTACTGAACCCACTGGGTAGACGTCAAGGGTGCCGCTGAGCATCCTGCAAAGCGGGACGACCCCACAAAGGATGATCCAGCCCAGACTGTGGACGGAGCAGCAGTTGAGGAGCCCCGGTCTGTATCTTCTCGCCAGAAGGCCAGGCCCTCCCTACCGGGTGCTCAGAAGATGCGCAGGAAGTGTGACTGCGTGAGCGCGGGCCCAGGTGAGCAGGAGACGGGCCTACACAGGCAGAGAGGCGCTGGCTGTGCAGCCCAGGCCTGGGAGGAGCTGCTTGTCCAGGGCTTGGACCGGATGGGACGAAGGGGGCAGGAAGTGGGAGGAGGGCCGTGTGGGCAGCTGGGGAAAGGAGCAGCCCTCGGGGTGGGCAAGTGAAAGGGTGCAGGGTGAACGCCTTGTGGGGCCTGGGTTCCGAGCCGCTGTCCAGCTGGAGATTGAAGCACAGAAGTCAGCATGAACGTGGCCTGCACAATGACACCAGGACGCTCTGGGCATGAACCCCTTTGACGCCCCAGAGCCCTCATCCCCTCCAGACTCTCCCCGGCCGCCACCActgtggggcagaggtgggggtcCAGGGGCGTCTCATCAGACACTGGGAAGAGGCTGCTCGTGCTTGCCGTGGGCTCTGCCCAGGACGGCCTCTCAGGGACCTTCTCCCCTGTCCAGAGCAGATCTGCCCACTGCCCCCAACGCTCAGCAGTCAGGTTGCCTCACCTCTTCCCTGCCAACCCTCACCTCCCCCTTCCACTTACCTCCCTCGCCAAGGGAGGTGGAGCCCAGGGGAGTTGCCAATGACCccggaggaggtggggagggactgGCGGGGGTGGGTTCAAGGGGCAGAGGTCATCAGGTTAACTCTGCCCAAGCCCTGCCAGCAAACAGAGCTGGGAGAAGAGGCGTGAGAGTCTGAGCTTCGTGGCTCCGGGGTTAGCGGTTTAGGTCCAGAGTGAGTCTGATGCACACACACCACTCGTTCAGCAGGGAAGGGACACCAGAAGTAAGCCCAGGCCTCCTCTCCTGGCCTGCAGGCCTGGCAGTGAGCTGCCTTGATACTGAGGGTGAAGGGAAGAAGGGTTGTAACACAAGAGCTGGCTCCGGCATGAAGCTGCTCTGGGATACGCCAGGAAAGTGGAGACAAGGAAACTATCTGGAAATGGTTCTGGACTCATGACGATTCTCGTGGCAACTGGCAGAAGAAAATTCAAATGATCCCTAGCAGGAAGCATCCTCCTCTTAAGCCTTGGAAAACCCAAGCAGAACGGATAGAAACACATGATCCACCTCTATGCCGTCTGCAAGAGGCTCGCTTTAAAT
Coding sequences within it:
- the C4H4orf48 gene encoding neuropeptide-like protein C4orf48 homolog, yielding MRGARRTPQVFPSRRRCCRGAPNCGRPGSLRSAMAPSPPCRPPRSPPPPPLLLLVLLSVALLGAQARAEPAAGSAVPAQSRPCVDCHAFEFMQRALQDLRKTACSLDARTETLLLQAERRALCACWPAGR